One window from the genome of Pyrus communis chromosome 16, drPyrComm1.1, whole genome shotgun sequence encodes:
- the LOC137721085 gene encoding transcription factor MYB90-like — MEERNSLGVVRKGAWTKEEDDLLRHFVQQHGEGKWHPVPLKAGLNRCRKSCRLRWLNYLKPSIKRGDFGEDEIDLMIRLRKLVGNRWSMIAGRLPGRTANDVKNYWSTRLRRKKSASCDKLKSHKPLQQVAKVETTKTDVIRPRPRTFSKNLNYLSSKLAATNSNLQQHNNLVLLQEPLAVTSSSTPIEINGISETLLGDDNKDSSSTVERALLWSGLQLEEEHDLFTNFWIEEDDVMAHTTSITRRIGANCSTTQQEEGLMSRRDYFFSFDDMDIWNNSKACI, encoded by the exons ATGGAAGAGCGTAATTCGTTGGGAGTAGTGAGAAAAGGTGCATGGACTAAAGAGGAAGACGATCTTCTCCGGCACTTCGTTCAACAGCATGGTGAAGGAAAATGGCATCCGGTTCCTCTCAAAGCAG GTTTAAACAGATGCAGGAAAAGCTGCAGACTGAGGTGGTTGAACTACTTGAAGCCAAGTATCAAAAGAGGAGACTTTGGAGAGGATGAAATAGATCTAATGATCAGACTTCGCAAACTAGTAGGAAACAG GTGGTCAATGATTGCCGGAAGACTTCCAGGAAGAACAGCAAACGATGTGAAAAATTACTGGAGTACTCGATTAAGGAGGAAGAAGTCGGCTTCATGTGACAAGTTGAAAAGTCATAAACCCCTACAACAAGTAGCTAAAGTAGAAACAACAAAGACCGACGTAATACGACCTCGACCACGAACCTTCTCCAAAAACTTGAATTATTTGAGCAGTAAATTAGCTGCAACTAATTCTAATTTACAACAGCATAATAATCTAGTGTTATTACAAGAGCCATTGGCAGTGACTTCATCATCAACACCTATAGAGATTAATGGAATTAGTGAAACCTTGTTAGGTGATGATAACAAAGACAGTAGTAGTACTGTTGAAAGAGCACTATTATGGTCTGGTTTGCAGTTAGAGGAGGAACATGATCTCTTCACAAACTTTTGGATTGAAGAAGATGATGTTATGGCCCATACAACATCAATAACAAGAAGAATAGGTGCCAATTGTAGTACTACTCAACAGGAAGAAGGTTTGATGAGTAGGAGGGACTACTTCTTCTCCTTTGATGACATGGATATTTGGAACAACTCAAAAGCATGTATTTGA